From one Burkholderia latens genomic stretch:
- a CDS encoding collagen-like triple helix repeat-containing protein, which translates to MHHYFKKTTVSLAVMSLVTLYGCGSVDGPVTPIKPSTSGTSGTSGTSGTSGGSGNVSTSGGGSSGTSGGGSSGTSGGGSSGTSGTSGTSGTSGTSGTSGTSGTSGTSGTSGTSGTSGTSGTSGTSGTSGTSGTSGTSGTSGTSGTSGTSGTSGTSGTSGTSGTSGTSGTSGTSGTSGTSGTSGTSGTSGTSGTSGTSGTSGTSGTSGTSGTSGTSGTSGTSGTSGTSGTSGTSGTSGTSGTSGTSGTSGTSGTSGTGVTPLGNVLQQTGTLVTSLGTVVANGGSQIGGVQIPGTNPTTATSVGNAVTSLGNGVQSLGNGVAAGLGSIGVSPNPLGPTLTSTTGLLTGAGGAVNNLGNAVTSLGTGPLAPLAPATTLVGSLVNTVGTAVNSTASALNTALNSAPVQQLETQLGSVINPITNTLTGGVTTPGATQTLGNATLLGAPLSGLLGTLGSGLGLAGTQVGGATGNPVGASLGSTVSQLGNTVSSTGGLLSSGSSSSGTNPLAPITGLLGTLTGGLGGGSSSSGSGGTSGTSGTSGTSGTSGGPLAPITGLLGTVTGALGGLGSSGTGGTSGTSGTSGTSGSGVGGLLAPVTGLVNALTPLGASLTGTVTTPGGSLTGNLGGALTSGPVGTLTGSLTSAAGSLGAVGTASPGGAAGTVTTPSGSGTVAAGLTGSSTGAAGSTTNLLAPVTNLLGGLLGGTIPKK; encoded by the coding sequence ATGCACCATTACTTCAAGAAAACAACGGTATCGCTGGCCGTCATGTCGCTCGTCACACTGTATGGCTGCGGCTCGGTCGACGGTCCGGTGACGCCGATCAAGCCGAGTACATCGGGGACTTCGGGTACGTCAGGGACGTCGGGCACTTCCGGCGGCTCGGGGAACGTTTCGACATCCGGCGGCGGCAGTTCGGGGACGTCCGGCGGCGGCTCGTCGGGGACGTCGGGGGGTGGATCTTCGGGGACTTCCGGTACTTCGGGTACTTCGGGCACCTCCGGTACTTCCGGCACCTCGGGCACCTCGGGTACTTCGGGCACTTCGGGCACTTCGGGCACTTCGGGCACCTCCGGTACTTCCGGCACCTCGGGCACCTCGGGCACCTCGGGTACTTCGGGTACTTCGGGTACTTCGGGTACTTCGGGTACTTCGGGTACTTCGGGTACTTCGGGTACTTCGGGTACTTCGGGCACTTCGGGCACTTCGGGCACTTCGGGCACTTCGGGCACTTCGGGCACTTCGGGCACTTCGGGCACTTCGGGCACTTCGGGCACTTCGGGCACTTCGGGCACTTCGGGCACTTCGGGTACTTCGGGCACTTCGGGCACTTCGGGCACTTCGGGCACTTCGGGCACTTCGGGCACTTCGGGCACTTCGGGTACTTCGGGCACTTCGGGCACCTCCGGTACTTCCGGCACCTCGGGCACCTCGGGCACCTCGGGCACGTCGGGCACCTCCGGTACTTCCGGCACCTCGGGCACCTCCGGCACCGGCGTCACCCCGCTGGGCAACGTCCTTCAGCAAACCGGCACGCTCGTCACCAGCCTCGGCACGGTAGTCGCGAACGGCGGCTCGCAGATCGGCGGCGTGCAGATTCCCGGCACGAACCCGACGACGGCCACGAGCGTCGGCAACGCGGTCACGAGCCTCGGCAACGGCGTGCAGTCGCTCGGCAACGGCGTCGCGGCCGGCCTCGGCTCGATCGGCGTATCGCCGAACCCGCTCGGCCCGACGCTCACGTCGACCACCGGCCTGCTGACCGGCGCCGGCGGCGCCGTCAACAACCTCGGCAATGCGGTGACGAGCCTCGGCACCGGTCCGCTCGCACCGCTCGCGCCGGCGACGACGCTGGTCGGCAGCCTCGTCAACACGGTCGGCACCGCGGTCAACTCGACGGCATCGGCGCTGAACACCGCGCTGAACAGCGCGCCGGTGCAGCAGCTCGAAACGCAGCTCGGCAGCGTGATCAACCCGATCACGAACACGCTGACCGGCGGTGTCACGACGCCGGGCGCCACGCAAACGCTCGGCAACGCCACGCTGCTCGGCGCGCCGCTGAGCGGCCTGCTGGGCACGCTCGGCAGCGGCCTCGGCCTCGCCGGTACGCAGGTTGGCGGCGCCACCGGCAACCCGGTCGGCGCGAGCCTCGGCAGCACCGTATCGCAGCTCGGCAACACCGTCTCATCGACCGGCGGCCTGCTGTCCAGCGGCAGCTCCAGCAGCGGCACCAACCCGCTCGCACCGATCACCGGCCTGCTCGGCACGCTCACGGGCGGGCTCGGCGGCGGCAGCAGCTCGAGCGGCTCGGGCGGCACCAGCGGCACCAGCGGAACGAGCGGTACGAGCGGCACCAGCGGCGGTCCGCTCGCGCCGATCACCGGCCTGCTCGGCACGGTGACCGGTGCGCTCGGCGGCCTCGGTTCGAGCGGTACGGGCGGCACCAGCGGGACCAGCGGTACGAGTGGCACCAGCGGCTCGGGCGTCGGCGGCCTGCTCGCGCCGGTTACCGGCCTCGTCAACGCGTTGACGCCGCTTGGCGCAAGCCTGACCGGCACGGTCACGACGCCGGGCGGCAGCCTGACCGGCAATCTCGGCGGTGCGCTGACGAGCGGTCCGGTCGGCACGCTGACGGGTTCGCTGACCTCTGCGGCCGGCTCGCTCGGCGCTGTCGGCACGGCCAGCCCGGGCGGTGCGGCCGGCACGGTGACGACGCCGTCCGGCAGCGGCACCGTGGCCGCGGGCCTGACCGGCAGCTCGACCGGTGCCGCGGGCAGCACGACCAACCTGCTCGCGCCGGTGACGAATCTGCTCGGCGGCCTGCTCGGCGGCACGATCCCCAAGAAGTAA
- a CDS encoding NADPH-dependent FMN reductase — MATEPRTDCTHRIEIVALCGSLRAQSYNAALLDAAARVAPRGMRITRFDRLGELPLFNPDTEYPSPDAVRDLIDRLNAADGVLIASPEYAHGVTGVMKNALDWVVGSEAVVHKPVAVLNASPRATHADAALRETLSVMSACIVEPASIPLPILGSGIDAAGIAAHPPFASALRDALHALRAAIGERPASR; from the coding sequence ATGGCCACCGAACCCAGAACCGATTGCACGCACCGCATCGAGATCGTCGCGTTGTGCGGCAGCCTGCGTGCGCAGTCGTACAACGCCGCGCTGCTGGATGCGGCCGCGCGCGTCGCACCGCGCGGCATGCGCATCACGCGCTTCGATCGCCTGGGCGAACTTCCGCTGTTCAACCCCGATACCGAATATCCGTCGCCGGACGCGGTGCGCGACCTGATCGATCGGCTGAACGCCGCCGATGGCGTGCTGATCGCGAGCCCGGAATACGCGCACGGCGTGACGGGCGTGATGAAGAACGCGCTGGACTGGGTGGTGGGATCGGAAGCGGTCGTGCACAAACCGGTCGCGGTGTTGAACGCATCGCCGCGCGCAACGCATGCGGACGCCGCGCTGCGGGAGACGCTGTCGGTGATGTCCGCGTGCATCGTCGAGCCCGCGTCGATCCCGCTGCCGATCCTCGGCAGCGGGATCGACGCTGCCGGCATTGCCGCACATCCGCCGTTCGCGTCGGCGCTGCGCGACGCGTTGCACGCATTGCGCGCGGCGATCGGCGAACGGCCGGCCAGCCGCTAG
- a CDS encoding isoprenylcysteine carboxylmethyltransferase family protein, producing MNSAIDGIAAVQHRPPPSATPFRAGLLGIAAGLFALWITRDQPGVDAAARAVIASLAIIGTIALHEIFISRVYLRPSAGLSRQAVRPLGLARVATRLGALTSIYAGIGAIYWLLPEYHGAFYLPFWSLLRSLAPYVIVAAPFYFAWMDRHQRETDDAYLLWGRYLFRREKPASWQPVREMLAGWGVKAFFLPLMTVYLSKDADHLSASLANAMHAPMTLATFVFLYDLSFTMDLMFGTVGYLCTFRILDSHVRTVEPTTLGWVAALMCYQPFWSLISNNYIRYEGSLFWDNWLLSAPTLRVIWGAAIIVLLMTYALSTISFGLRFSNLTNRGIITSGPYRFTKHPAYITKNLSYWMVSVPFVEPLGWQVGLMHCAGLVAVNLIYYIRAKTEERHLMRDPDYRAYAEWIAQHGVFARIRHAFGGRQAV from the coding sequence ATGAACTCCGCCATCGACGGCATCGCCGCGGTCCAGCACCGCCCGCCCCCTTCCGCCACGCCATTCCGCGCCGGTCTGCTCGGCATCGCGGCCGGCCTGTTCGCACTGTGGATCACGCGCGACCAGCCGGGCGTCGACGCCGCCGCGCGCGCGGTCATCGCCAGCCTCGCGATCATCGGCACGATCGCGCTGCACGAAATCTTCATCTCGCGCGTCTACCTGCGGCCGAGCGCGGGCCTGTCACGGCAGGCCGTGCGCCCGCTCGGGCTCGCCCGCGTCGCGACGCGGCTGGGCGCACTGACGTCGATCTACGCCGGCATCGGCGCGATCTACTGGCTGCTGCCCGAATATCACGGCGCGTTCTACCTGCCGTTCTGGTCGCTGCTGCGCTCGCTCGCGCCGTATGTGATCGTCGCCGCGCCGTTCTACTTTGCGTGGATGGATCGTCACCAGCGCGAAACCGACGACGCGTACCTGTTATGGGGGCGCTACCTGTTCCGCCGCGAAAAGCCGGCGAGCTGGCAGCCCGTGCGCGAGATGCTCGCCGGCTGGGGCGTGAAGGCGTTCTTCCTGCCGCTGATGACCGTGTACCTGTCGAAGGACGCAGACCATCTGAGCGCGTCGCTGGCCAACGCGATGCATGCGCCGATGACGCTCGCGACCTTCGTGTTCCTGTACGACCTGTCGTTCACGATGGACCTGATGTTCGGCACCGTCGGCTATCTGTGCACGTTCCGGATTCTCGACAGCCACGTGCGCACCGTCGAGCCGACCACGCTCGGCTGGGTCGCCGCGCTGATGTGCTATCAGCCGTTCTGGTCGCTGATCTCGAACAACTACATCCGCTACGAAGGCTCGCTGTTCTGGGACAACTGGCTGCTGTCCGCGCCGACGCTGCGCGTCATCTGGGGTGCGGCGATCATCGTGCTGCTGATGACGTACGCGCTGTCGACGATCTCGTTCGGGTTGCGTTTCTCGAACCTGACGAATCGCGGCATCATCACGTCCGGCCCGTATCGCTTCACGAAGCATCCCGCATACATCACGAAGAACCTGTCGTACTGGATGGTGTCGGTGCCGTTCGTCGAGCCGCTCGGCTGGCAGGTCGGGCTGATGCACTGCGCGGGGCTCGTCGCGGTCAACCTGATCTACTACATACGCGCGAAGACCGAAGAACGCCATTTGATGCGCGATCCCGACTATCGCGCATACGCGGAGTGGATCGCGCAGCACGGGGTGTTCGCGCGGATCAGGCATGCGTTCGGAGGGCGACAGGCGGTGTGA
- a CDS encoding DUF2894 domain-containing protein, translating into MTDDATHVRATLDAWRAQGADRLDPVRFHRLDALEKRTAALDGDARALLDARLAMLLDAYADIVARAAEATDAAQAVRPARSRLGELVAQIARDAQADRRGIDPELIDYFRTTWSKVRTEQQYRQSLDQVPRNAGPLNSNSLVHRSLATMRELSPEYLQQFLSYVDALAWLEDLAGGAAQPEKEAPRAKAAKASKPAKKATRANAR; encoded by the coding sequence GTGACCGACGACGCGACGCACGTGCGCGCGACGCTCGACGCGTGGCGCGCGCAGGGCGCCGACCGGCTTGATCCCGTGCGCTTCCATCGGCTCGACGCGCTCGAGAAGCGCACGGCCGCGCTCGATGGCGATGCGCGCGCGCTGCTCGATGCGCGGCTCGCGATGCTGCTTGACGCGTATGCGGACATCGTCGCGCGCGCTGCCGAAGCGACGGACGCGGCGCAGGCGGTGCGGCCGGCGCGCAGCCGCCTTGGCGAGCTCGTCGCGCAAATCGCACGCGACGCGCAGGCCGACCGGCGCGGGATCGATCCCGAACTCATCGACTACTTCCGCACGACGTGGTCGAAGGTGCGAACCGAACAGCAGTACCGGCAATCGCTCGACCAGGTGCCGCGCAACGCGGGGCCGCTCAATTCGAACAGCCTCGTGCACCGGTCGCTCGCGACGATGCGCGAGTTGTCGCCGGAATACCTTCAGCAGTTCCTGTCGTATGTCGATGCGCTGGCGTGGCTCGAGGATCTCGCCGGCGGCGCCGCGCAGCCGGAGAAGGAGGCGCCGCGCGCGAAAGCCGCGAAGGCGTCGAAGCCGGCGAAGAAGGCCACGCGCGCCAACGCGCGATAG
- a CDS encoding carboxymuconolactone decarboxylase family protein — protein sequence MSEQDRERGKARRAEVMGDAFVERAMRDLDGFSRPLQNWLNEHAWGSTWQRGGIDLKTRSLCTCAMLAALGRGTELKGHIRGALNNGATLVEIREVLLHSALYAGAPAAVEAFRSARDVISELGLSAPDDEA from the coding sequence ATGAGCGAACAGGACAGGGAACGCGGGAAGGCGCGACGCGCCGAGGTCATGGGCGATGCATTCGTCGAGCGCGCGATGCGCGATCTCGACGGTTTCTCACGTCCGCTGCAGAACTGGCTGAACGAGCATGCATGGGGCAGCACCTGGCAGCGCGGCGGGATCGACCTGAAGACGCGCAGCCTCTGCACGTGCGCGATGCTGGCCGCGCTCGGCCGCGGCACGGAGCTGAAGGGGCATATTCGCGGCGCGCTCAACAACGGCGCGACCCTCGTCGAGATCCGCGAGGTATTGCTGCACAGCGCGCTGTATGCGGGCGCGCCGGCCGCGGTCGAAGCATTCCGCAGCGCCCGCGACGTGATCTCGGAGCTTGGGCTGTCCGCGCCCGACGACGAGGCCTGA
- a CDS encoding histone acetyltransferase: MRIDVQHCQHDIDDELDTLYARLHEPGHRLHRLPAIALGGAGLFVRHREADGEFFLYVEDRAARQLAGYMVFNRLPELPRRADRYLRAPHTRLRGSAQRRGLATTLYRWGLDAGLCLISGARQSVGAARLWTALAGDYRHGFVDVEDRALRYLGETVADDVHGALHTRRLLLGNGWTFGELARATGMTGVDEAGCEHAQRPPDGRAAHRPRDAANARHAPRIPVR, encoded by the coding sequence ATGCGTATCGACGTACAGCATTGCCAGCACGACATCGACGATGAACTCGACACGCTCTACGCGCGTCTGCACGAGCCAGGCCACCGCCTGCACCGCCTGCCGGCGATCGCGCTCGGCGGCGCCGGCCTGTTCGTCCGCCACCGCGAAGCGGACGGCGAATTCTTTCTTTACGTCGAAGACCGGGCCGCGCGCCAGCTCGCCGGCTACATGGTCTTCAACCGGCTGCCCGAACTGCCGCGCCGCGCGGACCGCTACCTGCGCGCACCGCATACGCGGCTGCGCGGATCCGCGCAACGCAGGGGCCTCGCGACGACGCTGTATCGATGGGGGCTCGACGCGGGCCTGTGCCTGATCAGCGGCGCGCGGCAGTCGGTCGGCGCGGCGCGGCTGTGGACGGCGCTCGCAGGCGATTACCGGCATGGCTTCGTCGACGTCGAAGACCGCGCGCTGCGCTATCTCGGCGAAACCGTTGCCGACGACGTGCACGGTGCGCTGCATACGCGCCGGCTCTTGCTCGGCAATGGATGGACGTTTGGCGAGCTGGCACGCGCCACCGGGATGACCGGCGTCGATGAAGCGGGATGTGAGCACGCGCAGCGTCCACCGGACGGTCGCGCAGCGCATCGCCCGCGCGACGCGGCCAACGCGCGCCACGCACCGCGCATACCGGTGCGATAA
- a CDS encoding alpha/beta fold hydrolase, whose translation MSHTLHLIQNVLLGAVALLAALALFSGYVAHRVTRAFPPEGRFVDVGGDRIHYVEYGSGSPIVFVHGLAGQWRNFAYLPLTRLAQHHRVIFVDRPGAGRSLRGADSQANVFAQARTIAAFIDALKLDRPVLVGHSLGGAIALAVGLNHPEHVSRLALIAPLSHEQTEPPAPFKPLMLPSPLVRRFVSWTFAIPLTILTGRGAVRQVFAPEAVPRDFPVKGGGLLGLRPQVFYATATDLLSAPVDLPAMERRYAELALPVDVLYGRADPILNWRTHGDALAQKSARVRLKVVEGGHMLPVTMPDATAEWLLEVAAAPVDGAPQPVRLA comes from the coding sequence ATGAGCCATACGCTTCATCTGATCCAGAACGTGCTGCTCGGCGCGGTCGCGCTGCTCGCTGCGCTCGCGCTGTTTTCCGGTTACGTCGCGCACCGCGTGACGCGCGCGTTTCCGCCGGAAGGCCGCTTCGTCGACGTCGGCGGCGATCGCATCCACTACGTAGAGTACGGCAGCGGATCGCCGATCGTGTTCGTGCACGGGCTCGCCGGCCAGTGGCGCAATTTCGCGTACCTGCCGCTCACGCGGCTCGCGCAGCACCATCGCGTGATCTTCGTCGACCGCCCCGGCGCAGGCCGTTCGCTGCGCGGCGCCGATTCGCAGGCCAACGTGTTCGCGCAGGCCCGCACGATCGCCGCGTTCATCGATGCGCTGAAGCTCGATCGCCCGGTGCTCGTCGGCCACTCGCTGGGCGGCGCGATCGCGCTCGCGGTCGGTCTGAACCATCCGGAGCACGTAAGCCGGCTCGCGCTGATTGCGCCGCTGTCGCACGAGCAAACCGAACCGCCCGCGCCGTTCAAGCCGCTGATGCTGCCGTCGCCGCTCGTGCGCCGCTTCGTGTCGTGGACCTTCGCGATCCCGCTGACGATCCTGACCGGCCGCGGCGCCGTGCGGCAGGTGTTCGCGCCGGAAGCCGTGCCGCGCGACTTCCCGGTGAAGGGCGGCGGGCTGCTCGGGTTGCGCCCGCAGGTGTTCTACGCGACCGCGACGGACTTGCTGTCGGCGCCCGTCGACCTGCCCGCGATGGAACGGCGCTACGCGGAACTCGCGCTGCCGGTCGACGTGCTGTACGGACGCGCCGATCCGATCCTGAACTGGCGCACGCACGGCGACGCGCTCGCGCAGAAATCGGCGCGCGTGCGGCTGAAGGTCGTCGAAGGCGGCCACATGCTGCCGGTCACGATGCCGGACGCGACCGCAGAGTGGCTGCTCGAAGTCGCCGCCGCGCCGGTTGACGGCGCCCCGCAGCCGGTGCGCCTCGCGTAG
- a CDS encoding DUF802 domain-containing protein has translation MSRIRLDLVVFIAGLLAVGWIGAGYVATNPLATAVTLLIGACYVAGAWELLRYRQATATLSRAVAGLTEPPAKLDAWLDTLHPGLRGAVRARIDGARVALPGPSLTPYLVGLLVLLGMLGTLLGMVVTLKGTGAALESATDLDAIRASLIAPVKGLGFAFGTSIAGVATSAMLGLLSALVRRERLDAGQQLDAKLATTLRVHSSAHQRDESFRLLQRQADVMPALVDRLQTMMTTLEARSIALHERQIESQQAFFDRTERAYAGLASNVGDALRESAAESARVAGAALQPVVAATMAGLTQEMAALRDTVTGAVQRQLDGLTDGFEKTTANVTTVWHRALDEQRHANEAAAQQLKTTLGQFTDTFAQRSTDLLDGVATRLESTESRLSDTWRDALARQEQVGETLAGQHAKALGEAAATFERHSGAALAEMRESHAQLQTQLAARDDERLAAWHASLAAIAAKLGDEWQRAGAHNADRQQAICDALAQTTRDLAAQASAFEQRSNELLSTIRDSHAGLQTQLAARDEARLSAWNESLAAMAAKLGDEWQRAGAHSAGRQQQICDALAQTTRDLAAQASAFEQRSNELLSTIRDSHTGLQTQLAARDEARLSAWNESLAAMAAKLGDEWQRAGAHSAGRQQQICDALAQTTRDLAAQASTFEQRSNELLSTIRDSHTGLQTQLAARDEARLSAWNESLAAMAAALRDEWAQTSAQAAARQQDICDTLTRTANAITAQAQVHASDTINEISRLVQAASEAPKAAADVVAELRQRLSDSMVRDTAMLDERSRLLATLETLLGAVNHASTEQRAAIDALVSTSADLLDRVGARFNDTVDAETRKLDSVAAQVAAGAVEVASLGDAFGAAVQVFGESNDKLLTHLQRIEAALEKSLARSDEQLEYYVAQAREVIDLSMMSQKQIVEDLQHLAGRRASVGA, from the coding sequence ATGTCCAGAATTCGTCTTGATCTCGTTGTCTTCATCGCCGGTTTGCTCGCAGTGGGCTGGATCGGCGCCGGTTATGTCGCGACGAACCCGCTCGCGACGGCCGTCACGCTGCTGATCGGCGCGTGCTACGTCGCCGGTGCATGGGAGCTGCTGCGCTACCGGCAGGCCACCGCCACGCTGTCGCGCGCGGTGGCTGGCCTGACCGAGCCGCCGGCGAAGCTCGACGCGTGGCTCGATACGCTGCACCCGGGGCTGCGCGGCGCCGTGCGTGCGCGCATCGACGGCGCGCGCGTCGCGCTGCCGGGCCCGTCGCTGACGCCATACCTCGTCGGCCTGCTCGTCCTGCTCGGGATGCTCGGCACGCTGCTCGGGATGGTCGTGACGCTGAAGGGCACCGGCGCCGCGCTCGAAAGTGCGACCGATCTCGATGCGATCCGCGCTTCGTTGATCGCACCGGTGAAGGGGCTCGGCTTCGCGTTTGGCACGTCGATCGCGGGTGTCGCGACGTCCGCGATGCTTGGCCTGCTGTCCGCGCTCGTGCGCCGCGAGCGGCTCGACGCGGGCCAGCAGCTCGACGCGAAGCTCGCGACGACGCTGCGCGTGCATTCGTCCGCGCATCAGCGCGACGAATCGTTCCGGCTGCTGCAGCGCCAGGCCGACGTGATGCCCGCACTGGTCGATCGGCTGCAGACGATGATGACGACGCTCGAGGCGCGCAGCATCGCGCTGCACGAGCGCCAGATCGAGAGCCAGCAGGCGTTCTTCGATCGCACGGAGCGCGCTTATGCGGGGCTCGCGTCGAACGTCGGCGACGCGCTGAGGGAGAGCGCGGCCGAAAGCGCGCGCGTCGCCGGCGCCGCGCTGCAGCCGGTCGTCGCGGCGACGATGGCCGGGCTGACGCAGGAAATGGCCGCGCTGCGCGACACCGTGACGGGCGCCGTTCAGCGTCAGCTCGACGGCCTGACCGACGGCTTCGAGAAAACGACCGCGAACGTGACGACCGTCTGGCACCGTGCGCTCGATGAGCAGCGCCACGCGAACGAAGCCGCCGCGCAGCAGCTGAAGACGACGCTTGGCCAGTTCACCGACACGTTCGCGCAGCGTTCGACGGACCTGCTCGACGGCGTCGCGACACGCCTCGAATCGACCGAAAGCCGCCTGTCCGATACGTGGCGCGACGCGCTGGCGCGCCAGGAGCAGGTCGGCGAGACGCTGGCCGGCCAGCATGCGAAGGCGCTGGGCGAAGCCGCCGCGACCTTCGAGCGGCATTCGGGCGCGGCGCTTGCCGAGATGCGCGAGTCGCACGCGCAGTTGCAGACGCAACTGGCCGCGCGCGACGACGAACGTCTGGCCGCGTGGCATGCGTCGCTGGCCGCGATCGCCGCGAAGCTCGGCGACGAATGGCAGCGTGCGGGCGCACACAACGCGGACCGTCAGCAGGCGATCTGCGACGCGCTTGCACAAACGACGCGCGATCTCGCTGCACAAGCGTCGGCGTTCGAACAACGCTCGAACGAGCTGCTGTCGACGATCCGCGATTCGCACGCGGGGCTGCAAACGCAACTCGCCGCACGCGACGAAGCACGCCTGTCCGCGTGGAACGAATCGCTTGCGGCGATGGCGGCGAAGCTCGGGGACGAATGGCAGCGCGCAGGCGCGCACAGCGCCGGCCGTCAGCAGCAGATCTGCGACGCGCTTGCACAAACGACGCGCGATCTCGCTGCACAAGCGTCCGCGTTCGAACAACGCTCGAACGAGCTGCTGTCGACGATCCGCGATTCGCACACGGGGCTGCAAACGCAACTCGCCGCGCGCGACGAAGCACGCTTGTCCGCGTGGAACGAATCGCTTGCGGCGATGGCGGCGAAGCTCGGGGACGAATGGCAGCGCGCAGGCGCGCACAGCGCCGGCCGTCAGCAGCAGATCTGCGACGCGCTTGCACAAACGACGCGCGATCTCGCTGCACAAGCGTCCACGTTCGAACAACGCTCGAACGAGCTGCTGTCGACGATCCGCGATTCGCACACGGGGCTGCAAACGCAACTCGCCGCGCGCGACGAAGCACGCTTGTCCGCTTGGAACGAATCGCTTGCGGCGATGGCCGCCGCGCTGCGCGACGAGTGGGCGCAGACGAGCGCGCAGGCCGCCGCGCGCCAGCAGGACATCTGCGACACGCTCACGCGCACCGCGAACGCGATCACCGCGCAGGCGCAAGTGCACGCAAGCGACACGATCAACGAGATCTCGCGCCTCGTGCAGGCTGCATCGGAAGCGCCGAAGGCCGCGGCCGACGTCGTCGCCGAACTGCGTCAGCGCCTGTCCGACAGCATGGTGCGCGACACCGCGATGCTCGACGAGCGCAGCCGCCTGCTCGCGACGCTCGAAACGCTGCTCGGCGCGGTCAACCACGCGTCGACCGAACAGCGCGCCGCAATCGACGCGCTGGTGAGCACGTCGGCCGACCTGCTCGATCGCGTCGGTGCACGCTTCAACGACACCGTCGATGCCGAAACGCGCAAGCTCGATTCGGTTGCCGCGCAGGTCGCTGCGGGCGCGGTCGAGGTCGCCAGCCTTGGCGACGCATTCGGCGCGGCCGTGCAGGTGTTCGGCGAATCGAACGACAAGCTGCTCACCCACCTGCAGCGCATCGAGGCCGCGCTCGAGAAGTCGCTCGCACGCAGCGACGAGCAACTGGAGTATTACGTCGCGCAGGCGCGCGAGGTCATCGACCTCAGCATGATGTCGCAGAAGCAGATCGTCGAAGACCTGCAGCATCTCGCCGGTCGGCGCGCATCGGTCGGAGCGTAA
- a CDS encoding OmpA family protein, protein MHDEIDDGAPAAPVWPAFADLMSVLLGAFVLILVGVIGMQLQLTSKLEEAVRARQLEAQQRESLEKALAGPLAAGRVTLVNGRIGISGNVLFALNSDQLQPDGRDLLKTLAGPLAAYLNTRDEILMISGFADDQQVRAGNRLFADNWELSAKRALTVTRTLIDAGVPAHSVFAAAFGSEQPVSSNADDEGRAKNRRVEIAPVPRKAASNGGKAK, encoded by the coding sequence ATGCACGACGAAATCGACGACGGCGCGCCCGCCGCGCCGGTATGGCCCGCGTTTGCCGACCTGATGTCGGTGCTGCTCGGCGCATTCGTGCTGATTCTCGTCGGCGTGATCGGCATGCAGTTGCAGCTCACGTCGAAGCTCGAGGAAGCCGTGCGCGCCCGGCAACTGGAGGCGCAACAGCGCGAGTCGCTGGAGAAGGCGCTCGCGGGCCCGCTCGCCGCCGGCCGCGTGACGCTCGTGAACGGTCGCATCGGCATCAGCGGCAACGTGCTGTTCGCGTTGAACTCCGATCAGCTGCAGCCCGATGGCCGCGATCTGCTGAAGACGCTTGCCGGCCCGCTTGCCGCATACCTGAACACGCGCGACGAGATCCTGATGATCAGCGGCTTCGCCGACGACCAGCAGGTGCGCGCCGGCAACCGCCTGTTCGCGGACAACTGGGAACTGTCGGCCAAGCGCGCGCTGACGGTCACGCGCACGCTGATCGATGCGGGCGTGCCCGCGCACTCGGTGTTCGCGGCCGCGTTCGGCTCCGAGCAGCCGGTCAGCTCGAATGCCGACGATGAAGGCCGCGCGAAGAACCGTCGCGTCGAGATCGCGCCGGTGCCGCGCAAGGCCGCGTCGAACGGGGGGAAAGCGAAGTGA